The region GTGCAGGGGAACTGAAGAAGCTGGTGGCCGCCAAGACGGGGCTGCACCCGGACGACCAGAAGGTGCTGTACAAGGACAAGGAGCGGGACTCCAAGGCGTTCCTGGACATGGCCGGCGTCAAGGACCGCTCCAAGGTCGTCGTCGTGGAGGACCCCGAGGCCCGCGCGCGCCGCCTCATCGAGGAGCGCCGCAACGGACACCTCGAGAAGGCCGCCAgggccgtcgccgccgtcgccgccgaggTCGACAAGCTCGCCCCCAAGGTACATTTAGCCATCCCCATCTATCcatatccatccatccatcccaaaGATTGCATTTTTTTCCGAGCCCATCTCGAGAGCAGAACGAACAGAACAGGGGACTAGGGGAGTTGACCAACCAAACAAGCAGTCGGTGTTGCTCACCCCTGattctgaaaaaaaaaaactgattggCGGCTTGGCAGGTGGCGGCGCTGGACGCGTCGGTGCGCAAGGGGGAGAAGGTCGCGGAGAACGACGTGGTGCAGGTGACGGAGCTGCTCATGAACGAGCTGCTCAAGCTCGACGCCGTGGTCGCCGACGGCGACGTCAAGGCGCAGAGGCGGATGCAGGTGAGTGAGAAGCAAGCATTCATTAGTAGCAGAGTAGCAGTACAGTAGCGCATCAATTCGATATTTCGCCTCCCCACCCCACCCGCGTTGAATTCCAATGCCGCGGCTGACTGAATTCGAATCGattccggccgccgccgccgccgtcgcaggTGAAGCGCGTCCAGAAGTACGTGGAGACGCTGGACGCGGTGGCGGCCAAGAATGCCGTCATCATCCGCAAGTCCAGCGAGAAGGCCGCccccaagccgccgccgccgccgcagcagcagcaaccgaggcaccagcagcagcagcagcaggggccGACGCGGTGGGAGATGTTCGACCTGCTGTCGTCGCTGCCGTCCACGTCCTCGGCCTCGTCAACGACCACCGTCAGCTCCACGGCGTCCTCTGGCGCGCCGCCGACGAACCGCCTGGACTGGATGCTCTGACGAGTGAGTGCAACCCGGCACCGGCCACCAGCGCAAAAGCAGCAGCCAGTCAGATGTGGGGAAAAGCGAAAGGCTGATGCGATGCGATGCAATGCGATGCTTGTGTGCCAAGAATTGCACCCGCTGCCCATCGATGAGGCCATGATTGGGCAGGCAGGGCTACCTAGCTTGGTCACACAGCTGCATTGCGCCGCATGGTACCGTACCAGCCAATTCTAGTTCATCAATCCGCGagagtattttttttcttctcctttttcttttttttaagatttttttttctgttcttcttcttgttgttgttCATGAAACGTTTGAGATTCTTTTGTGTGCATACTATTCAGatagagaaagagaaagagagaatgaGAGAGTTGGTTTACTTGGTTAGGGCAAGTGAAGTGTATTCAGATTGGGAATAAGCTAGTCGAGTCGAAAAAGGATTGTCGTCGTCCATCTCCAAACTGCAGTTGTTGGTGTCTGAACTCTGAAGAAAGGAACAAAGAAAGAAATGTAGCCATGCCTGCGTGCACACCCTGTTCGCTCGTCGTTTATGTGGCTTATAAGGCGACTGAtgctgttttattatgagagaaaaacactgtatcatagcTGATAAGCATGGCCGATACGATCAAGCTAACACGACGATGGATTATTACACTGTTGTTTGAGAGTGATGAGAGATCGATTGAGAATTCGAGAGGGCACTTGGTCAGTTGCCTGTCACTCCTCACTGTCACTGCTGTGGTGGATGCAGagagtttttttttccttcttctcctcctgtATAATGTAGCAATCAAGCAATAAAACAAAAACGTTTTAAATTCCTGTTGCTGTTGCTGAGTTAGTTGGCGCCTATCTGCCAGAGACGATGAACAGTGCCTGGGTTGGTGCGCTGTTAAATTCTTTGGCATTGTTTAAACGCAGGCctaaagttttggggtgtcataTCGAATGTCAGATGAGGTGTCATATGAGACGttcgatactaataaaaaaacaaattacagaatccgccgcgagacgaatttattaagcctaattaatccgtcattaacacatgtgtaccgtagcaccatattgttaaatcatggactaattagac is a window of Miscanthus floridulus cultivar M001 unplaced genomic scaffold, ASM1932011v1 os_1932_2_3, whole genome shotgun sequence DNA encoding:
- the LOC136534427 gene encoding BAG family molecular chaperone regulator 1-like, which encodes MLGASPKSRKGAPVKLGSMKEAPAAAGGGGGNGGKVPAEEVWEVRPGGMLVQKRGGGGAGDDEPSPNVKPVPTIRVKVKHAGVTHEIYISSEASFGELKKLVAAKTGLHPDDQKVLYKDKERDSKAFLDMAGVKDRSKVVVVEDPEARARRLIEERRNGHLEKAARAVAAVAAEVDKLAPKVAALDASVRKGEKVAENDVVQVTELLMNELLKLDAVVADGDVKAQRRMQVKRVQKYVETLDAVAAKNAVIIRKSSEKAAPKPPPPPQQQQPRHQQQQQQGPTRWEMFDLLSSLPSTSSASSTTTVSSTASSGAPPTNRLDWML